From the Nostoc sp. PCC 7107 genome, the window GCGGAGCATTTCTTGGGTAATTTGTTCATTTGGTGAGATGCCATCATCACTCAAAAGTTCACTGAGTTCTGTGTCTTGGTTATCGCCAACTTTTAAATCTAAAGAAATTGTCGCACTAGCAGCACTGAGATATTCTCGAATTTGGCTGGCTTGTATATCCAATTTTTGAGCAATCTCTGTAACTGTGGCACGACGACCAAGGGTTTGAAACAATTCTCGCTGGACTTTTTTAATTTGATTGAGTTTTTCGTTCACATGAATTGGTAGCCTGACAGCACGGGATTTTTCGGCGATCGCTCTGGTGATAGCTTGACTAATCCACCAGTAGGCGTAAGTTGATAACTTATAACCGCGGTTGGGATCAAACTTTTCTATACCTCGTTGTAAACCGATCGCGCCTTCTTGAATCAAATCTAATAATTCCAGATTGCGACGCTGATATTTTTTGGCGATGGAAACCACCAGCCGGAGGTTTGCTGTCACCATTTTTTGTTTAGCTCTCTGACCAAGCTGAAGTATTTGAGTAACTTCAGTTTCGCTTTTGTTGACAAAATCTGCTAATTCTGCTAACTTCGGTTCCCGATGTAATTGTTGACTAAGCTGCTTTTTCTGCCCCTCAATGGCAATCATTTGCTGTACTTGCCTGCCATAAGTTATTTCTTGGTCTGAGGTGAGTAAAGGGAACTGGCCAATCTCTCGTAAATAAACGCGTACCATGTCAGGACTTAGGCTGGACATACAACTTTCAAACTGCTCTTTTCGATAATTTCAGACGAATCTAAAAGTATAAATCAAATAGACTCAGAAAAAATGCCAATTAGGACAAGCCATTTTGTGCCGCGATCGCAGCTACACCCTAATCGTACTGAAAAATTATTCGCCAATTGAGTTCATACACTAGATGATGGGTTTAACGATAGACTGGGAAAAATTCTTGAGGAAACATTCATGGCAAAATCCAACGGGGCGAAAGGTGAAACTTCCACTCAAGAACCAGCTGTAGTTTCAAATACCGAAGATACAGACAAGGTTCAAGATGCGCCGAAACCAGTGGAAGATGTCCAAGATATTGATGACATCCTGAACTCGCTGAAATCTTTACTTAGTAGCGTCGAAAAACTGCAAAAAGTTCGCCAGGAAGTCGGCGATATTAAACCTTTAGTTCAAAGAATGCTGGATGGAGAACTATTGGCTGGTGAGGAGTTGGAATTACTCAAGGCTGGGGTAAGTGGTCTAGTACGTCTAGTTAAGGCTTACAGTGACCATCAAGCCGCACTAACAAAAGCCCAACCTGCAAGAAACTTGCTAGACGAAATCCTCAAATAGCATTCAGCTAACAGAAGTTTTCTGCTTTCGCTATTATGACTAGTACACCTGAAAGGTCTCGTCTAGAAAATGCGATCAATGCCGCTTGTGCAGTCGCTAAACAACAAGGGCTGAATTTTGCTGAGGCTGTGATTCTGCAAGACAGAAGCAATTTGGTAATTCATTTACAGCCTGTCCCTGTAGTTGCACGCATAGCAACTACAACGGGTACAGTGCGCTTTGGTGATGCTTGGTTTGCCAAAGAAGTTGCTGTAGCCAGTTATTTAGCCGCAGCAGGCGCACCTGTTGTTAGTCCAAGCAACCTGATTCAACCAGGCCCGCATCAACACAATGGATTCGTTCTAAGTTTTTGGGAATTTGTCGAAGAAATAGATGAACTACCAGACGCAACTATTGTTGGACAGACTTTACGAGATTGTCATAAAGCTTTAGTAGACTTTGCCAGTGAATTGACAGTTTTAGATCCTTTAAATGAGTCTGAAAGTTTGCTGTGTACTCTCATTTCTCAAGCAGCATTCAGCCTCAGTGATTCCAAAATGTTGCAAGCAGTAAATCATCGTCTCAAAAGTCGATTTCAGCAACTTCAGTTATCGATGCAGCCACTTCATGGGGACTCCAATTTTTCTAATGTGCTTAACACCACACGGGGAGTACTATGGACAGATTGGGAAGATACATTTATTGGTCACATTGCTTGGGATATTGCCTGTTTAATCGCGGCTAGTCATGTTTTTGGCACTGACAGAGAATATGCGGCGGTCGCTTTGAATGGTTATGGTCTAGAGATAGATCAAGAAATATTAGATTTGTTTATTGAAGCACGAACTTTTCAAACCGCGATGTGGAATTTCATTATTGGGCAACAACGTCCTGAAAGTCTAGAGCGGTTAGAAGGGCGGTTAAACTGGTTGCGCGATCGCTATCGCACAGTGTCTTAATTTGTTAAATCTTTGATGAATAACCGATAGAATTATAACTGGTACTGAAATGTAAATACTAGGACTAGAGGCTTTAGTCTTGAGTCTGTAGGGAATGAGATATGAAATAATTGCATTACTTACTCAAGAACATAATGAAATACGAAGTAGTCGAGCAGATTTTTAATAAATATTCGACTTTACGTAAATTTGAATATTTAGAACTAGATGTTCATTTCTGTATTGTAGATAAATCTGAGCAAGTACAGCGCTTTGCCTTTCAGCCAGAAGAGGTGATTTTAGGTAAAGATATTCGTTTAGGATTTCCTGAATTTATTGGCAAAGAAGAGATATTAAAATCTATCATCCAAGGTCAACAAGCTAGTTTTGAATTAGTAGCAATTAAAAGAAATGGTGAGAATCAACTGGATATTTATATAAATATATATGTTATTGGTGAAATTACAGAAAAATCATCTAACAGAAAGTTAATCATTTTCATTGAAGATGTTACTGAAAAAATTCAATCAAAACAAGATTTATCAAAATTAACTAATGCTACTAGTCTGCTGTCAATGACACTGGTAACATATAAAAATTACATGGATACAGTTATCACTTCAATGGCAGATGCCTTATTGATAACTACCAATACAGGAAAAATTAAAAAAGTTAATCCGGCAGCGCAAAAGTTGTTTGATTTTTCTGAAGAAGAATTAATCAATAAACCAATATCTTTGATATTTGATGACAATTTTTTATTGCTCAGAATTATTAATCACTACAGTAAAATCAACCGAGATTTACAGCATTTTGAAGTTGTTTGTCGTAAAAAAACGCGAGAAAAAGTGCGAGTAGCTTTTTCTTGCACAGTAATGCAGAAAAAAAATGAAGTTTTAGAAGATATTATCTATATTGGTCGAGATATTACGAGTCGCCAGCGTCGAGAACAACGTAATGTTGCCCAGTACGCTATTACCCGCATTCTCTCAGAATCACAAAGTATTAAACAGGCAATGCCGGAAATTTTACAGGCAATCTGTCAAAATTTAGAGTGGGATGTAGGGGAATTATGGACAACAAATGAATACCTTAGTACGAATGTATTAAAAGAAAGTGATCATACTGTATTAAGATGCGTAGAAATTTGGTCAAGCCGACTCATAGCCGCGCGTGAATTTAAAGCTGTGACATGGCAAACTACATATCTACCGAGTGTGGGATTACCTGGCCAAATTTGGGAAAGACGTTCTGCTTTATGGATTAAAAATATTTTAGACTATGGAGACTTACAGCGATCGCCAACTGCTGTAACCGCCGGATTACGTTCAGCATTTGGTTTTCCTATCCTCGACGACAATAAAATTTTAGGAGTGATGACTTTTTTTAGCCGCGATGTGCAACCTAAAGATGCAGATTTGTTACAAATGATGGTTTCTGTGGGTAGTCAAATCGCGCAATTTATGAAACGCAAACAAGCAGAAGATGATTTGTTAGAAAGTGAATCTCGATATCGAGATATCTGTGAAAATGCTAATGATTTAATTCAGTCTGTTAATGCGTATGGGCGGTTTTTATATGTTAACCGGACATGGTGTCAAACATTAGGATATAGTGCCACAGAAGTTGAGGAAATGAATGTATTTGAAATTATACATCCTGATTCTCAAGAACATTGTCGGCAAATGTTTTATCGTTTAATGTCAGGAGAAAAATTAGATCAAGTTAAAGCAGCTTTCATTGCCAAAAATGGGCAAACAGTTTTTTTAGAAGGTAACATAAACTGTAAATTTGCTCATGGAATACCAGTTGCAACTCGTGGGATTTTTCGCAATATTACACGCCGAGTAGCATTAGAAGCAGCATTACAGCAGCAGCAAGCAGAAACAGAACAACTTTGGCAAACAAGAATACCAGCATCGGCATCTAATAATCTACAAGCACTAATAGAGGATAAAGCAGCAGATGTCATGAATGTGACTGTCTTATGTGCAGATATCGTCGGTTTAAACGAAATTGCGGCTTTGGGAAGTGCGATGCAACTAGTTAATTTACTCTGTCCAATTTTTGCAAATTTCGATCGCCTCTGTAATCGCTACGGTTTAGAAAAAATCAAAACCATTAATGAAGCGTATATAGTAATTGGGGGATTACCAGCAAAACGCTCTGATCATGCCCAAGCCATAGCGCAAATGGCGCTAGATATGCAAACTGCGATCGCCACATTTAACCAAGAAAATCAACAAAACCTGAAACTTTGCATTGGTATCCATACAGGAGTCGTCACAACCGCAGCACTCGGTTTAATGGACACAATCAATATTGCTAAATCTATCGAGTCTCAAACTTTAGCCGATACTATCCAAGTTAGCGCTACTGCTTACGAATATATACGTGATGAATTTGTTCTAAAACTACAGCATGAAATAAAAATTCCCCATCAACAGCAAATGACAACTTATCTTTTATTAGGAAAAACTAAAAAGTAAAAAGGCAAAAGGCAAAAGGCAAAAGATTTATAGTTTTACCTTTTACCTTTTACCTTTGTAATTATGGACTATTCGGAATTAATCTACCGCAAGGATAAGTTGCGATACCTTGGGCTGCATCTTCAGCCATTGCAGCAGGTACTTTATCCGATGATTGGGTTTTTGCGGCAAGATAATCTTTTTGCAGGGTGCTTAACATTGCTTCCCGCTGATCGTACAACCGCTTTAAGGGACGAGGCGAACATTGATTCATTACATAAGCTGTAACTAACGGTAAAGCGATCGTGCTATCGGTGTAACAAACAATTGTGCTGGGTAACTCTTCTGGGTCAATTTTACCCCAGCTGACCGCCTCAGATGGAGTCGCCCCAGACAAACCGCCAGTATCAGGACGCGCATCTGTAAACTGGACAAAGAAATCATGTCCCCGTTCTTCTAATCCCAATACTTCATGAATTTGCGGTTGAGTTTGCAGTAAGAAGTTTTTGGGACTACCACCACCTAGAATTACCGCCGCACTTTTACCATCAGCAACTCTTGCATTGTAGGCGATCGCAGCTGTCTCGTTCACATCAATGGCAGGATCTAAAATTAATTGCGAACCTTCTAACGCCAAAGCTGCAACGTTCATCCCAATAGAACTATCTCCAGGGGAGGAAGTGTAAATTGGTACGCCATATTCATAAGCTGTCGCCAGTAAGCAAGAATGCTGTACTCCTAATTGCTTTTCTACTTCCCGGACATACTTACCCAAAAGATAATGAAATTCCGCTGTTCCCATTCGCTTTTGGAAAGGTTCTGCTTGCAAAATTTTACGGATGAAAGCATCGGTTTCTAACAACACATCGTAGCCAAAGATAATGTCATAAATGCGGATAGTCCCTTCTTCCCGCAGTTTCACATCATCCACAAATGGATTACCCGCGAATAGCTCAAAACCTAACCCATAGTGCATATCATGGTAAAGATTCGCCCCGGTGCTAATCATCCAGTCAATGAAACCGTTACGAATGAGGGGTGCTAGTGCGGAAACCCCAAATCCGGCTGGTGTCATCGCCCCAGAAAGGCTAACTCCTACCGTCACGCCTTCTTGAAATACATCTTTACTCAGTAGTTGGCAAGCTTCCCGCAAGCGTGCTGAGTTATAGGCAGTGAAGTAATTATTGATTAAATCTACTACCCCAATATTGGTTGGTATGGGTGTAGGTGCGATTTTTTGACCACGCTGTTTTGACATTTGCACTCCCGAACAGTAAACACGCCGAATCTAATGTTAACTATGTTTCAGCAAATTCTTGCATTGTCTTGGTGTATAAATCGAATGCAGTTTGACCAAAACAGACGAAAATCACTTGTTCTAGGGAGCTTGTTTGCTGAAAAAAC encodes:
- a CDS encoding RpoD/SigA family RNA polymerase sigma factor, which produces MSSLSPDMVRVYLREIGQFPLLTSDQEITYGRQVQQMIAIEGQKKQLSQQLHREPKLAELADFVNKSETEVTQILQLGQRAKQKMVTANLRLVVSIAKKYQRRNLELLDLIQEGAIGLQRGIEKFDPNRGYKLSTYAYWWISQAITRAIAEKSRAVRLPIHVNEKLNQIKKVQRELFQTLGRRATVTEIAQKLDIQASQIREYLSAASATISLDLKVGDNQDTELSELLSDDGISPNEQITQEMLRQDLDNLLASLKPVQREVLILRFGLLDNQERSLAQIGEKLNVSRERVRQIQQQAMNILRRQQPEMGQYLSS
- a CDS encoding aminoglycoside phosphotransferase family protein — translated: MTSTPERSRLENAINAACAVAKQQGLNFAEAVILQDRSNLVIHLQPVPVVARIATTTGTVRFGDAWFAKEVAVASYLAAAGAPVVSPSNLIQPGPHQHNGFVLSFWEFVEEIDELPDATIVGQTLRDCHKALVDFASELTVLDPLNESESLLCTLISQAAFSLSDSKMLQAVNHRLKSRFQQLQLSMQPLHGDSNFSNVLNTTRGVLWTDWEDTFIGHIAWDIACLIAASHVFGTDREYAAVALNGYGLEIDQEILDLFIEARTFQTAMWNFIIGQQRPESLERLEGRLNWLRDRYRTVS
- a CDS encoding adenylate/guanylate cyclase domain-containing protein, which codes for MKYEVVEQIFNKYSTLRKFEYLELDVHFCIVDKSEQVQRFAFQPEEVILGKDIRLGFPEFIGKEEILKSIIQGQQASFELVAIKRNGENQLDIYINIYVIGEITEKSSNRKLIIFIEDVTEKIQSKQDLSKLTNATSLLSMTLVTYKNYMDTVITSMADALLITTNTGKIKKVNPAAQKLFDFSEEELINKPISLIFDDNFLLLRIINHYSKINRDLQHFEVVCRKKTREKVRVAFSCTVMQKKNEVLEDIIYIGRDITSRQRREQRNVAQYAITRILSESQSIKQAMPEILQAICQNLEWDVGELWTTNEYLSTNVLKESDHTVLRCVEIWSSRLIAAREFKAVTWQTTYLPSVGLPGQIWERRSALWIKNILDYGDLQRSPTAVTAGLRSAFGFPILDDNKILGVMTFFSRDVQPKDADLLQMMVSVGSQIAQFMKRKQAEDDLLESESRYRDICENANDLIQSVNAYGRFLYVNRTWCQTLGYSATEVEEMNVFEIIHPDSQEHCRQMFYRLMSGEKLDQVKAAFIAKNGQTVFLEGNINCKFAHGIPVATRGIFRNITRRVALEAALQQQQAETEQLWQTRIPASASNNLQALIEDKAADVMNVTVLCADIVGLNEIAALGSAMQLVNLLCPIFANFDRLCNRYGLEKIKTINEAYIVIGGLPAKRSDHAQAIAQMALDMQTAIATFNQENQQNLKLCIGIHTGVVTTAALGLMDTINIAKSIESQTLADTIQVSATAYEYIRDEFVLKLQHEIKIPHQQQMTTYLLLGKTKK
- the speY gene encoding deoxyhypusine synthase, whose product is MSKQRGQKIAPTPIPTNIGVVDLINNYFTAYNSARLREACQLLSKDVFQEGVTVGVSLSGAMTPAGFGVSALAPLIRNGFIDWMISTGANLYHDMHYGLGFELFAGNPFVDDVKLREEGTIRIYDIIFGYDVLLETDAFIRKILQAEPFQKRMGTAEFHYLLGKYVREVEKQLGVQHSCLLATAYEYGVPIYTSSPGDSSIGMNVAALALEGSQLILDPAIDVNETAAIAYNARVADGKSAAVILGGGSPKNFLLQTQPQIHEVLGLEERGHDFFVQFTDARPDTGGLSGATPSEAVSWGKIDPEELPSTIVCYTDSTIALPLVTAYVMNQCSPRPLKRLYDQREAMLSTLQKDYLAAKTQSSDKVPAAMAEDAAQGIATYPCGRLIPNSP